Proteins encoded together in one Salarias fasciatus chromosome 17, fSalaFa1.1, whole genome shotgun sequence window:
- the cdc123 gene encoding translation initiation factor eIF2 assembly protein produces the protein MKKEQVVNCQFSVWYPIFKKHTIKSLILPLPQNVIDYLLDDGTLVVSGSDHNTQQTNTNNSDSEAEEDVQWSDDETTTTVTAPEFPEFTSKVLEAINSLGGRVFPKLNWSAPRDANWIALNSSLESRSLSDIFLLFKSSDFITHDLTQPFLQCSDQDSPDPVINYELVLRKWSELIPGGEFRCFVKENKLIAISQRDYTQYYQHILKQEEQIRQAIGDFFSQHVQYNFLDEDFVFDVYRDSLGRVWLIDLNPFGEVTDSLLFTWDELTSGGDVAQRQDGPAFRYTTSEVTVQPSPCLSYRIPRDFVDLSTGEDAYKLIDFLKLKKSQQEESEEEEEEEEEEAPQ, from the exons ATGAAGAAGGAGCAGGTCGTAAACTGTCAGTTCTCCGTTTGGTATCCGATTTTCAAGAAACATACGATTAAAAG TTTGATTCTTCCGCTGCCTCAGAATGTAATAGATTACTTGCTGGACGATGGGACACTGGTAGTCTCTGGAAG CGAtcacaacacacagcagacaaacactAACAACAGCGATTCAGAGGCGGAGGAAGACGTTCAG TGGTCAGATGATGAGACAACCACCACTGTCACT GCTCCAGAGTTTCCCGAATTCACCTCGAAAGTGCTGGAGGCCATAAACTCTCTGGGTGGACGAGTTTTCCCCAAACTGAACTGGAGCGCGCCGCgg GATGCCAACTGGATCGCCCTGAACAGCTCGCTGGAGTCTCGCAGCCTCAGCGACATTTTCCTGCTCTTTAAAAGTTCAGACTTCATCACGCACGACCTCACGCAGCC atTCCTGCAGTGCAGCGACCAGGACTCTCCTGATCCGGTCATCAACTATGAG CTGGTCCTGAGAAAGTGGAGCGAGTTGATTCCTGGAGGAGAGTTTCGCTGCTTCGTCAAAGAAAACAAGCTGATCG CCATCTCCCAGAGGGACTACACGCAGTATTACCAGCACatcctgaagcaggaggagcagatccGGCAGGCCATCGGGGATTTCTTCAGCCAGCACGTCCAGTACAACTTCCTGGATGAAGACT TTGTGTTCGACGTCTACAGAGACAGCCTG GGGCGGGTGTGGCTCATCGACCTGAACCCGTTCGGGGAGGTGACCGACTCGCTGCTCTTCACCTGGGACGAGCTGACGTCGGGCGGCGACGTCGCCCAGCGGCAGGACGGCCCGGCCTTCCGCTACACCACCAGCGAGGTGACGGTGCAGCCCAGCCCCTGCCTCAGCTACAGGATCCCGCGGGACTTCGTGGACCTGTCCACCGGCGAGGACGCCTACAAACTCATCGACTTCCTcaaactg AAGAAaagccagcaggaggagtccgaagaggaggaggaggaggaggaggaagaggctccgCAGTGA